The genomic region AATGTGATCCTGTAATTTTAGAACCAATCATGGCAGTAGAAGTAACAGCACCTGCTGAATACTTAGGTAGCGTAATGGGTGACGTGTCATCTAGACGTGGTATGATCGAAGGACAAGAAGAAAGAGGAAACGCGATTACAGTACAATCAAGTGTACCTTTATCAGAAATGTTCGGTTATGCAACTGATTTACGTTCATTCACTCAAGGACGTGGTAACTACACAATGATCTTCGATCGTTATGAACCAGTTCCAAAGAGTATTCGTGATGAAATTATCAAGAAAAATGGTGGAAATAAGTAATACAAATAGGTATTGATTTTTACCAATAAATACTTTAAAATGTATTTGTACAAAAAATAGAACTTATATAGGAGGAACCTTAAATGGCTAAAGAAAAATTTGACCGATCAAAAGCACATGTTAATATCGGAACTATTGGTCACGTTGACCACGGTAAAACAACATTAACTGCTGCTATTACTACAGTATTATCAAAAGACGGAGGAGCACAAGCAATGGATTACGCTGCTATCGATGCTGCCCCAGAAGAAAAAGAACGTGGAATTACAATCAACACTGCTCACGTTGAGTACCAAACTGAATCTCGTCACTATGCTCATGTTGACTGTCCAGGTCATGCTGACTACATCAAAAACATGATCACTGGTGCTGCACAAATGGATGGAGCTATCTTAGTAGTTGCTGCTACTGATGGACCTATGCCTCAAACTAGAGAACATATCTTATTATCTCGTCAAGTAGGTGTACCTTACATCATCGTATTCTTAAACAAATGCGATATGGTTGATGACGAAGAATTATTAGAATTAGTAGAAATGGAAGTTAGAGAATTATTAGCTGACTACGATTTCCCAGGTGATGACACTCCAGTTATCAAAGGATCTGCATTAAAAGCTTTAGAAGGAGATGACCAATGGGTACCAGCAATTCATGAATTAATGGCTGCTGTAGATTCATATATTCCAACTCCAACTAGAGATACTGACAAACCATTCTTAATGCCAGTAGAAGACGTTTTCACAATCACAGGTCGTGGAACTGTTGCTACAGGAAGAGTAGAACGTGGACAAGTTAAATTAAATGATGAATTAGAAATCATTGGTATCACTGATACTGGTAAAACAGTTGCTACAGGTATCGAAATGTTCCGTAAATTATTAGATTACGCAGAAGCAGGAGATAACGTAGGGGTTTTATTAAGAGGTGTTAACCGTGAACAAATCCAACGTGGACAAGTATTAGCTAAACCTGGTTCAGTTAATCCACACAAAAAATTCAAATGTCAAGTTTATATCTTATCAAAAGAAGAAGGCGGACGTCATACTCCATTCTTTGGAAACTATAGACCACAATTCTATTTCAGAACTACTGACGTAACTGGTGTAATCGAGTTACCAGAAGGTGTTGAAATGGTAATGCCTGGAGATAACGTAGAAATTACTGTAGATTTAATTTCACCAATCGCTATCGAAGAAGGTACTAAATTCTCAATCCGTGAAGGTGGTAGAACTGTTGGTGCTGGTAACGTTTCAAACATTATTGAATAATTGTTACTTAAACTTTAAAAGATACTGCATGCAGTATCTTTTTTAATTGTCTTTTCAGAAGAAAACATACATCTTCTTTCTAGTTGTTTACACAATTATTTTATTTCGTAAATAGAAAAAAAGCATATTTAGTTGAAAATATGAGCTTAATTATGGTATTATATATAGGCAGATAGAAATCTGAAATTTAGGTAATATAAGGAGACACCGAAATGGATGCACAAGAACAAATCGTAATTAACTTAATCGTAAACAGTGGTAGCGCACGTAGCTCAGCTATTGAAGCGATTCAATATGCAAAAGCGGGAGATCAAGCAAAAGCTGAAGAGTCTTTACAACAAGCAAAAGAAACTGTAAACGAAGCTCATCATGCACAAACTGAATTAATCCAAGCTGAAATCCGTGGAGAAAAAGCACCATTAAACTTATTAATGGTACATGCTCAAGATCATTTAATGACTTCTTTAGTTGTTATTGACTTAGCACAAGAATTTATTGACTTATATAACAAAGTTGGATAGTCAATAAAACAACAGAATAACATAAAAAACAATCATTAATTTGATTGTTTTTTTGTTTAAAAAGCCCCAAAAACATAAAAAAGAATGATAGAATCAAAGGAAAATGAAGGAATAAAAAAAGCATAAAAAAGCTTTACAAGACTAGGGTGTTATGATATTATAAATGGGCACTCAACAAAAGGGATGTGACAAAAAAGAACGAAGTTGAAAAACAAAAAAAGTTCAAAAAGTCATTGACAAAAAAGAGTGAATCAAGTATTATAAACAAGTCGGCAAAAACAAAAGACGACAAGAGAGATCATTGAAAACTAAACAGAAAAACTAAGAATTAAAAACACAACGTCAATATCCAAAAGGATAAAAAACAAAAGCAAAAGAGCTAGAAAACAACGAAGTTGTTTACATAAACAATGGAGAGTTTGATCCTGGCTCAGGATGAACGCTGGCGGCGTGCCTAATACATGCAAGTCGAACGCGACAGTTTACTGTCGAGTGGCGAACGGGTGAGTAATACATAAGTAACCTGCCTTTACCTGGGGGATAACTATTGGAAACGATAGCTAATACCGCATAGGTGTAGAGACCACATGGTAACTACATTAAAGAAGCTACGGCTTTGGGAAGAGATGGACTTATGGCGCATTAGCTAGTTGGTGAGGTAACGGCTCACCAAGGCGACGATGCGTAGCCGACCTGAGAGGGTGACCGGCCACACTGGGACTGAGACACGGCCCAGACTCCTACGGGAGGCAGCAGTAGGGAATTTTCGGCAATGGGGGAAACCCTGACCGAGCAACGCCGCGTGAAGGAAGAAGGTTTTCGGATTGTAAACTTCTGTTATAAAGGAAGAATGATATATGGAGGGAATGCCATATAAGTGACGGTACTTTATGAGAAAGCCACGGCTAACTACGTGCCAGCAGCCGCGGTAATACGTAGGTGGCAAGCGTTATCCGGAATTATTGGGCGTAAAGAGGGAGCAGGCGGCAATTAGGGTCTGCGGTGAAAGACTGAAGCTTAACTTCAGTAAGCCGTGGAAACCGAATAGCTAGAGTGCATTAGAGGATCGTGGAATTCCATGTGTAGCGGTGAAATGCGTAGATATATGGAGGAACACCAGTGGCGAAGGCGACGATCTGGGATGCAACTGACGCTCAGTCCCGAAAGCGTGGGGAGCAAATAGGATTAGATACCCTAGTAGTCCACGCCGTAAACGATGAGTACTAAGTGTTGGGGGTCGAACCTCAGTGCTGCAGTTAACGCAATAAGTACTCCGCCTGAGTAGTACGTTCGCAAGAATGAAACTCAAAGGAATTGACGGGGGCCTGCACAAGCGGTGGAGCATGTGGTTTAATTCGAAGCAACGCGAAGAACCTTACCAGGTCTTGACATACGTCTAAAGGCTCTAGAGATAGAGAGATAGTTATAGGCGATACAGGTGGTGCATGGTTGTCGTCAGCTCGTGTCGTGAGATGTTGGGTTAAGTCCCGCAACGAGCGCAACCCTTGTCGTTAGTTACCATCATTAAGTTGGGGACTCTAACGAGACTGCCGGTGATAAGCCGGAGGAAGGCGGGGATGACGTCAAATCATCATGCCCCTTATGACCTGGGCTACACACGTGCTACAATGGATAGTGCAAAGGGAAGCGATACCGCGAGGTGGAGCAAAACCCATAAAACTATTCTCAGTTCGGATTGTAGTCTGCAACTCGACTACATGAAGTTGGAATCGCTAGTAATCGCGAATCAGAATGTCGCGGTGAATACGTTCTCAGGCCTTGTACACACCGCCCGTCACACCATGAGAGTTGGTAACACCCGAAGCCGGTGGCCTAACCGTAAGGAAGGAGCTGTCTAAGGTGGGATTGATGATTAGGGTGAAGTCGTAACAAGGTATCCCTACGGGAACGTGGGGATGGATCACCTCCTTTCTAAGGAGTAAAACAAAAAACAAGGTAGTAACCAAAGTTGTGAATTCGAAAAATTTCTGTTTAGTTTTGAGTGAAACTCTCACTCAAGAGATCATTGAAAACTGGATAACAAATTGCGAAATAGATTAGAAAAAGAGATCGAAAGATTAAAACCAGAATAATTAATAAATTAAGAATTGTGGTCTTTCTAGTTTAAGTCGAAAAAACTAAGATTATTATTAAAAAAGACACCAAAAAATACGAACGTATAAATAGTCAAAAAAAATAGTAACTCAAGCAAACAAAAAACAAAAAAAATGTACGAAAGTACAACACACCAATAGGTAAAGTTAAAAAGAGCGTATGGCGAATGCCTAGGCACAAAGAGGCGAAGAAGGACGCAGCAAACGGCGAAACGCAACGGCGAGCGGTAAGCAAGCAACGACCCGTTGATATCCGAATGGGGGAACCCAGCTACTGTAATAGGTAGTTATCCCTATGTAAATACATAGCATAGGAGAGGCAAGACGAAGGGAACTGAAACATCTAAGTACCTTTAGGAGTAGAAAATAAAGTAATGATTCCCTAAGTAGCGGCGAGCGAACGGGGAAGAGCCCAAACCGATCATAGATCGGGGTTGTAGGACTCTAGATAAAGCGGAAAGAAGACATGATAGAAGAACGAGATGGGAAGCTCGGCGAGACAGGGTGATAGCCCCGTATTCGAAATTGTGACGAAACGTGATAGAGCACCTGAGTACGGCGGGACACGAGAAATCTTGTCGGAATCTACCAGGACCATCTGGTAAGGCTAAATACTACTTTGTGACCGATAGTGAACCAGTACCGTGAGGGAAAGGTGAAAAGAACCCCGGGAGGGGAGTGAAATAGAACCTGAAACCATATGCTTACAAGAAGTTAGAGCCCGTTAATGGGTGATAGCGTGCCTTTTGTAGAATGAACCGGCGAGTTACGATATGCAGCGAGGTTAAGTAGGATATACGGAGCCGAAGCGAAAGCGAGTCTTAATAGGGCGAGTAGTTGTATGTCGTAGACCCGAAACCGAGTGATCTAGCCATGACCAGGTTGAAGTTGGGGTAAAACCCGATGGAGGACCGAACCGACCCCCGTTGAAACGTTGGCGGATG from Tannockella kyphosi harbors:
- the tuf gene encoding elongation factor Tu, whose amino-acid sequence is MAKEKFDRSKAHVNIGTIGHVDHGKTTLTAAITTVLSKDGGAQAMDYAAIDAAPEEKERGITINTAHVEYQTESRHYAHVDCPGHADYIKNMITGAAQMDGAILVVAATDGPMPQTREHILLSRQVGVPYIIVFLNKCDMVDDEELLELVEMEVRELLADYDFPGDDTPVIKGSALKALEGDDQWVPAIHELMAAVDSYIPTPTRDTDKPFLMPVEDVFTITGRGTVATGRVERGQVKLNDELEIIGITDTGKTVATGIEMFRKLLDYAEAGDNVGVLLRGVNREQIQRGQVLAKPGSVNPHKKFKCQVYILSKEEGGRHTPFFGNYRPQFYFRTTDVTGVIELPEGVEMVMPGDNVEITVDLISPIAIEEGTKFSIREGGRTVGAGNVSNIIE
- a CDS encoding PTS lactose/cellobiose transporter subunit IIA → MDAQEQIVINLIVNSGSARSSAIEAIQYAKAGDQAKAEESLQQAKETVNEAHHAQTELIQAEIRGEKAPLNLLMVHAQDHLMTSLVVIDLAQEFIDLYNKVG